The sequence below is a genomic window from Thermus sp. LT1-2-5.
CCGCCGCAAGCGCCCAAGCGGGGAGAACCGGGACGTCCCTGAGCTTTGGACCAAGTGCGAGGCTTGCGGGGCCCAGCTCTACAAGAAGGAGTTTAGGGAAAACCTCTACGTCTGCCCCAAGTGCGGCCACCACCACCGCATGTCCGCCGCCGAGCGGGTGGCCATGCTGGCGGATGAGGGAACCTTTCAGGAAACCACCCGCCTCGCCCCCTTGGACCCCCTGGGCTTCGTGGACACCAAGCCCTACGCCGAGCGCCTGCAAGCCTACCAGAAGGAAACGGGGCGCAAGGACGCCATCCTGGGCGGCACCTGCGCCATCGGCGGGGTCCCGAGCGTCCTCTTGGTCATGGATTACGCCTTCGCCGGCGGCTCCATGGGGAGCGTGGTGGGGGAGGAGATCGCCCGGGGAGTGGAGCGGGCAGCGGCGGAGGGAAGGGCCTTGGTCATCGTGGCCGCCTCG
It includes:
- the accD gene encoding acetyl-CoA carboxylase, carboxyltransferase subunit beta, with protein sequence MALERLFRRKRPSGENRDVPELWTKCEACGAQLYKKEFRENLYVCPKCGHHHRMSAAERVAMLADEGTFQETTRLAPLDPLGFVDTKPYAERLQAYQKETGRKDAILGGTCAIGGVPSVLLVMDYAFAGGSMGSVVGEEIARGVERAAAEGRALVIVAASGGARMQEAALSLMQMAKTVMTLDLLWAKRLPYVSILTDPTTGGVTASFAALADVIFAEPGALIGFAGPRVIRQTIRQELPEGFQRAEFLLKHGMVDRVTDRRRLKAELVQALRHLHPGVPYAPGV